tcttatagcGTATTTTAATACAACCGTCtcaaagacagtgaacactattcctaattgtcaaagaccagtcttctcacttggtgtatcccaacatatgtataaaatcacaaacatgtgaaaatttgagctcaattagtcatcgaagttgcaagataataatgcaagaaaaaccacccttgtcacatgaagttgtgtgctttcagatgcttgatttcgagacctcaagttctaaatctgaggtatcaaaatcaaattcctggaaaattacttctttctgggaaaaaaagtcacttcagagggagccgtttcacacaatgttttatactatcaacctctctccattactcgttaccaagtgaggtttcatgctaataattattttgagaaattaccagtagtgtccaatgCGCTTTTCATTAGTGCCCTGGCCATTGGGCCAATGAATATCCCTTtaatctcagctccctggggagtatacaacctgttaTGGGCAACCGTAGTacttcaaagtttttttttaacacaatatcaacctttcCCTTGGGCCTCGCAGCTACCCagttatacccctgggtggagagaagcaattatagtaaagtatcttgctcaaggacacaagtattacgaccgagactcaaacccacactctgatgactaaagtctggttcatacttcctgcgaatgcgaagcaaatttgacatgaatttgatGTCTCAACTTTGTTTGGAGTTGAAGACagctcaactgctgcgaattattcgttgcaaatttgtgacgtcaacattcacttcgcattcgcattcgcgaaagtatgaaccgggctttaaccATCAGAACTTTAAACCACTCAGatataaaaaattcaaaaaatgatAGCTTACCAGAAGGTGTTGAGGTATCAACTGCATGACAAACTTAGGGGGCCAACTGTCGACTTTGAGCGTGCTATCGGGAGCGACGGTCACATGACATGTGTGCGTTCGTGTGATCTTGGTATCCGAGGAAGCCGATTTCGGACGCTGtcgagaaaaagaaaacaattagtAACGactcaatttcaaagagctactAAATCAGAAAAATAATCTTGTCAAACTTATGCTTACTACTAGACTGAGGTTATCGGTCCAAAAGACCATGTGACATGTACCATCTAAGACTGGTATGCTTTGTTCTGTCTTGTTTCCCTCCTTCTACAGCGCCTTGTATactttggcaatttggcgctttataaatacagttattattattattgttattattattaataaattaaGCGGGTTTTCACCTCGTGCCATTCCAATTGTCCTCTCCATACGACGGTTCCCACCTGGGTCGGCTGGACCCCACTGGCCATCTGCGGAGGCTGCATCGTGTCCAGTGGCTGCAAAACGGAAAAACCAGAGATGTTTATAGGGaaaatagatagatagatagatagatagatagatagataaaaggtTTATTGACAATAGCCATCACAGAATAAAAAACTGAACTGCAACTATGAGcgagttggggaggtagtgctttctgctctaccggccaggcttctgatggacgatacccaagcctacataatttgaaaccgttttgttataaaatgcatatgggtagaaagatgttgtaaaagtaaaatataatgatccacacaaacatgcctggaaattgggtggttttccttttacctcgtcaacaaacacggtcaaatttttgactcccataaatggctgactgtgtcagttcgcgacataaaaggaaaaccgtgcaatttcgaagcatacttgtgtggatcattgtattttacttaaaacacctttctacccatatgcattttataacaaacagtttcaaacacctttcaaagaccaactcgaccgatccaaggcaacgtgttcctttaatgagttCTCTTgtaaaaatggaaataaaaacaaacaacatctGAAGTGAACACACAGAAAGGGAACACTGACAGCGTttgggttctatttctatgagtGAACATCAACTCACGAGGTGTGAAGTAGACATTCCAGgatgctgctgttgttgctgctgctgttgctgctgctgttgctgctgttggtTCACCATCGGTGTAATCACTCCAATAGGTGGGGTCTGCTGGATACCGGTGACTGCCGGGGAATCTAACGACGACTGAGCTTGaagctgctgctgttgttgttgttgttgttgttgttggtgcgGCGGTTGTGGTGCTGTGCCGAGCATGGTTGGAGGAATAGTGGAGGGGGTGGACATGGTAGGGCCGGGTATACCTGGAATGCTTGCCTTCCCTGGCATTCGCTGACCTGATCAAAGTGAGTCAAaacatttgtaataataataatagtagttgGCAGACGTCTGTCGTGGACGACAATATCAAGTTTAGATGCATCCATCAATGACATCTTCCTCTCCTCATCTTGTTGTCAGTTTGttggtgataataataataataatatcaaataaAACTAGCCATGTAGTATGTGTATGTTACAAACGCATGtttaaaaaggcagtggacactattggtaattactcaaaataagtattagcataaaaccttacttggtaacgagtaatggggagaggttgatagtataacacattgtgagaaatgactccctctgaagtgacataattttcgagaaagaagttattctcaacgaagttgattttgagacctcagatttagaatttgaggtctccaaatcaagcatctgaaagcacacaacttcatgtgacaatggtgttttcttctttcatagttatctcgcaacttcgacgaccgattgagctcaaattttcacaggtttgttattttatgcatatgttgagatacaccaagtgagaaggctaatctttgacaattaccaatagtgtctcgtGTCTTTATATTTGACTTGCCTTTGATAGGGTTATTAGGTGTACTGGGTCCTTGTCCTGGTTGAGCTTGTCGTGGCCATCGTTGGGACTGGGTGGCCGCCGCTCTCATGATGGCCTCCTGAGCAGCCTTGATTGCCGCCGACGGGATCATTTGACCTCCGGAGACAGTCACGGCAGGGTTGGGCTGCAAGGACCAAAACAAAATCCAAGACATGAGTGGAAGAACATTAatacagggatgtgataggctgttgagaaaaaaacttAACTCTGAGCGCAAAGCGCGAAAGCATGTGAGCTCCAAAAACTTGCGAGCAGGAGGAAGCCCAATGTTAAAGACacgagacactattggtattttgtcaaagaccagtcttctttctttgtttatctcaataatgcataaaataacaaacctgtgaaactttgagctcaataggtcgtcgaagttgcgagataataatgaaagaaaaaacacccttgtcacacgaagttgtgtgctttcagatgcttgattttgagacctcaaattctaaatctgaggtctcaaaatcaaagtcgtggaaaattacttctttctcgaaaactacgttacttcagagggaggcgtttctcacaatgttttatactatcaacctctccccattactcgtaactaAGTatggttttattctaataattattttgagaaattaccaatagtgtccactgcctttaaacacttatctttggttttaaaagccctactctgtaATTTGGGGCGTTATTATATGGTTACATcgaagaaatcacatccctgttaataataataagcagtccttgtattttttttttttttttaacccatacaacgatgtgtgttagcactgtatactcagtacttccccgattcctgtgaaaaaaatatcacaggcatgttactcgggtgggattcgaacccacgacccttgcaattctagagcagtgtcttaccaactagactactgaggttgcccggtagctagaggcagtttgaatcctatgttttggcagcgggtaccacaacgacaaagttcttgtatagcgcttaatacaaCAGAGTCTCTATGTGCTTCTACTAATAAAAAGATTggttttaagtttagatttaaatTGTTCTAGCGAGCtacagtctttgacaatgttgggaagagagttcaATAGTTTAGGTGAAGCATATTGGAAGGAACGTTGACCGTAGAATTTTGGGTGGACCAAATAATATACTAATAAACACTTCTTATGTTTGACACTAGATAGAGAGCGGGTTTGGGGGTGAACTTGAGAGTTTCTTACTTGCGGAATAGCTTGGGTGTAAGTCACGGTCACGTTGGGCTGGACTTGTGACATCGTAGGAAGACCAGATGACGAGTTTGGAGTTGCGGCTGAAGCAATCGTCGGATTGAACGCGGCactttgttgttgctgctgctgttgttgctgctgctgctgttgttgctgctgctgctgctgctgctgctgctgttgttgttgttgctgttgttgtttctgTTGGCGTGCTCTGATCAGCTGAATCTGCTCGGGTCTGAGGTTCTTCAGAGCATTCGTCTGCGCGGGTGTAAGTTGCTTGCCGCCTATCTGTGTCAACGCCACTTGAGCTTGCTGcggctgctgttgttgttgaatTGGCGAATTGACAAACGAAACATTGCCAATCTGCTGTGATTTCTGCAACACAAAGGGGGGGATGCCAGAAGCGGATTAAAGagaagtagtagtcccagccaattttctataccttccgcccgggtagtagttaaaaagcaggacagttcttttcagaattgagaagtttcttgaacatccgataaatctactccgcggtagtagaataaagaaaaacagttctctaagaacaaactctacctggcaagtaagaTACAAACATGgtcttaccgcaaaccaaataatgtaTTTATACAGCAATCCTTTACCAATCGTGAACTCTTGGCGGCTAATtctatttttacatttatttatcgCTAACCAGACATTTTTAAGATAACAGGCACAAATAAAATGTGCATCAAATGGCAACTAAGCTGGTacccatttttttaaaagcaaaattgcTAAGCTGAGAATTTTGTTGTGTTAATTGCAGACATTGGCCCCAAGTATTATTTACCTGCTGACCCCCCTGCATCATCTGTGTGGCGGGCTGATTGCTTATTGGCTGGCTTCCTATGGACTGATTGCCGATTGGCTGACTCCCAATTGACTGCTGGCGGGGACCCACTCCCCCGAAAGCTTGGCCGGCAGCTTGGCTCTGCTGCTGaaactgttgttgctgctgctgctgctgctgctgctgctgttgttgttgtaattgctgctgttgatatttttgttgttgttgttgttgtttaagctgctgctgctgttgttgttgctgctgcagctgctgttgttgttgttgttgttgttgttgttgctgttgttgttgctgctgttgctgttgctgttgctgctgttgttgttgctgttgttgctgctgctgctgttgttgttgttgttgttgttgttgttgttgttgttgttgttgttgttgttgtggttgtgggGAGCCAAATTGGCTCATAGGTTGCTGTGGGGTTAACACTTGGGCTTGATTCACAGACGCTGTGGAATAAAGAAtacaatttgaactttgacacagaaaaataaaacaaaaacattcaggCTGATAAGGTTACAAGATCAGTGACAATGCCAGAGATTGTGTCTAGGGTCTGTGGCATGATGCTTCAAACcataaatgcttctcttcacccaggagttgGCGTAGTGCTACCTACCCttaccttccacctctaggccCCCTGTTCAAACTAGGTTATCAGTCCTTATCCGACtacgtgggttttccctggaatatttctcactattgaccccttgcacacacatcacacgcggcaactgtgccacgctcaccaatTTGGTTGGCAATATAGGTTAACGtgaaacgccgcgtcgcctaaaaaaCACGCACCTGAATGAATAacacacagtgacattgcccaccaacgtggcgcatccaagattattctgacgatgacgtcaggtgaattgggtaaATTCTGGTAGTTTGACAAGCGTAAATCCAGTTGTTAATATTCTAAACGGCCCCTCCCaaatagaaaaaaaggaaaaagcacTTCAAGCTGGAGATACTTGTTAGCAGGGATGTGAAAGGctgtagagaaaaaaaacctgacatCTGAGCCAAAGTGCGAAAGCATGTGAGCTCAAAACTTGCGAGCACTGATGTAGCTCAATATTAACATTTGGGTTTAAAAGCCCAACTCTGCAACCGGGGGCGTTGTTATATgttttttatcttcatttttgtatgaatttgatctaaaaaaaaaaaaaaaagaagttttttgggttgttttttttggaggagtttggggggggggtggcaaaataaaacagaatatgttttcttttatgacaaaacaaacaGAATTCCAGATAAAAACGGAGAAATTACATCCCTGTGTAAGTGAACTTTACCTGGAGACGCAATGGAATGACTTGAGGGAATGTTTGCTGTAGGAACCTTGAACCCAGGGGAACCTCCAGCCATTCGTTGGGTACCTCTCCCTGGAACCACTTGAGTTGCTGCAAGatacaagaaaaacaataaacagtaataaaatagatgttaaagccattatacactttcggcatcacaaaaaaaaaaaaaaaaaatcatatttttacaaataacttacagggtttacagaaggtaatggtgaaagacttctcttgaaatattactccatgaaatgctttacttttgaagaaaacattatGGAAcatggaaattactcaaaataatattaacaacaaaactttcttggtaatgagtaatggggagaggttgatagtataaaacattgtgagaaacgactccctctgaagtaacgtagttttcaaaaaaggaagtaattttccactaatttgatttcgagacctcagatttagaattttctttcattatctcgcaacttcgacgaccgattgggctcaaattttcacaggtttgttattttatgcatatgttgagatacagcaactgtgaaggctagtctttgacaattaccaatagtgtccaatgactttaaatttgcatcggggatagaaTATCaatggttttacccatatacaccgatgtgtgttagcactgtatactcagtacttttctcgagttttatgaaaaaaaatgaaaaaattccTGTCTGGTTCTTTTTGAAAGggaaaaggcaccaaggcattttctccttagtaaagggcaccctatgagaaaattgtatatTTCTACTGGGCTCCAGAGCatatcaagggcaccaaggcaatggccagggggcatgaaggcaactgccttcattgcctccgtgaagtataagGCCTGAAGTACCTACCAATTGTTGCCGGACTTCCAACCGATCGCAGGGCACCAGGTGCAGCAGTACCAGTGGACGGGGTCGTACCGGTGGCTGTTGAGGCGAGGGCGGAGTTAGCTGCCGGAGTAGGGGGCACCCCGGGAATGACGGCCGTCTGAAGATGGGACGTAAATTCAGCTCCTGGAGACCTCTCtgtaaatgaaaaaagaaagaaataataacaataataataataataagttattattatatagcacttttcccacccgaagggcatctcaaaacgcttccaacattatttcccctggggtggatttcacaaagagttaagactagtcttatgtcgacttaggacaagttactcatcctaacttaggactagccacacgtttttaatatctcgtaggactagtcctaagttaggactagtgtgaaatcgacccctggtcactgggccataaaTCATTCTTCATACCATCTTTGTTTAAATGTACCCCCAAACTGGTGGTGGGGCACTTTTATGTCTTTTATCTGTACATTTGATATCAATATTTGTACCTTGTAATGCCACATACATGTAAATCAGCTTTGTGCTGCCAGTtgactttttaataaaaatgaatgaataaaggAATAAATCTCGGCTccgtggggagtatacagcctgtgcatcAAATATTCACCTACCCAATATGACCTCACGGGCATGACCTCTGTACTGACCTATAAGTTCAAATCCACTGAGCAGGACGAGGTGTCGTGGATCCGCTGCGTATTCCTTAATGGTCTTCTGCAACTCGCCGCACGCTTTATCGTACAGGGTGTACAGTACGGCAAGCTTTCTTGGTGAGACAATTGATAATTTGATATTTCGCTGTAgagagacaaaaataaaaagataaacGATCTGAAACTACTGGAAGAATctgtaaataaatagtaaacttgcaggtacagccatgtgtaaatctcctttacgtgagtggtggctctgagaagaaccagtgcagtctcgacgtttcgaacagtatactctgctcgtcttcaggagaataatGGACTACTGGTAGTGGTTGAGTTAGTTACAAAAAAcagactgccaacatttgcgTCTTGCAGTAAGGGTGATTTTATCCATCAGGGTGAATTAGTCCAAAAAGCAGGGCGATTTTGTCCAACAATCAAGGAGACGTCCAGATTCACGTTCGACGGTCAGGAAAAAAGTTTCCGTAAACAGGGAAccaaaagcaggacagttctttacaGAATTGAAAAAGTCTtccaaattctgaaaatctactccgcggttgttaaatataaagcaagacaagttctcaacaGAAAtattctacctggcaagtagctATTCACAAAgtgacatggtgttaccgcaaatcgaACTAACTTAAAGCATGGAGATTttgaaatttgttcatcagagcGTGGAGTGATTGGTTTAATATCAGGAAAATGTTCTGCAGACGTAGGTTGAGTTGCCAGCTCTGACTGGAGTGGCCGGTTGCGTCAATGCGGAATTTCAATTCATTTataatgcatacaaaaaaaaatcccttgatgttgatgttgtaaAGCATCAATGGAAATGAAAGCGCGGGGTTGTGTGTTTATCGGGAATTCTAACAGGAAGTACGTACACGTACATTACTGATACCGTAAGGTGACATAATACGAATCTATTTGTTGATTTACCGACTGCAATCTGAAAAGCACTCTGTACATTCAATCAATGTTCCATTGAACTTGTGACATCAACCACCTATACACCTATTGTTGTGACTGAAGGCCAATCAAGCAAAAAATTATGTTTCCTACGGATCATAATTGGGAAGTTACAGGGaaagtacactattggtaattgtcaaagaccagtgttctcacttggtgtatctaaacatatgcataaaataacaagcctgtgaaaatttgagctcaattggtcatcagagttgggagaaaatgatggcgtttctcacaatggtctatactatcaacagctctccaatgctcgttaccaagtcagtttttaagttaatatttgttttgagtaattaccaaacgtgtaccttccctttaactaatTCAACTTTTTTTCATCAATGCTTCACAAGCtgtaaaattttttttttttttaccttttgtaaatcaggtttttggccatgatgtgaatccctactcactgtgaatgaggATGTATGTAACATAAGTACCTGTATACGTTTCACTTTCAgaagtcgtcaagtttttgaaaaaaaaagggcaaatcacagagcaatgtttcagGAGAGTAGCAAAAAATAtaatgtacatgctaaaataatttttgtctccgtTTCAGTTTCAgaagtcgtcaagtttttgaaaaaaaagggcaaatcacagagcaatgtttcagGAGAGTAGCAAAAAATAtaatgtacatgctaaaataatttttgtctccgtTTCAGTTTCAgaagtcgtcaagtttttgaaaaaaaaaagggcaaatcacagagcaatgtttcagGAGAGTAGCAAAAAATAtaatgtacatgctaaaataatttttgtctcctgagacaaaaattattttcgttgAATTCTTTTATCCATTTCTCGAtgactacagcacctcagcacgtaatattttaaggtaaacTTTCGACtactattatcttcaaacagtgtaactttaatgtaaatctgtggacattgtgttttgtgtcctacaagaagtacccaaaccctttaaagccattatacactttcggtaaacagtattgcccaagtcccacacttcgtgtatcacaacttatatatataaaataacaaacctgtgaaaatttagcctcaatcggtcatcggattcgggagaaaataacgggaaaacccactcatgtttctgcacgtttcgccgtgtcatgacatatgtttaaaataaatccctatttctcgctatcgagaattgatattgttttaatgttttctcgaaaagtaaagcatttcatggactaatatttcaggagaagactttcgccattaccttctgtaaaccctgtaaattatttgtaaatctgtgaactttttttttttttctgtaccaaaagtgtataatggctttaaagggcaaCAATGGACAGAAGTGCAGCCGAGATCAAATGGGGTTGAATGACAACTAAGAGCAAGTTCGATTGCGCACATTTAGGCGACTATTAACCAGCAACGTCTATGCACCATGATGCACTCACTCGAATGACTAATTTGGAAGCCCAGTCAATTTTGCTATAGtttcactggttcccctctacACTTAAaaatagtggacactattggtaattgtcaaagaccattcttctctcttggtgtatctaaacatatgcataaaataacaaacctgtgaaaatttgagctcaattggtcgtcgaagttgcgagatatgaatgaaataaacaaaacacccttgtcacacgaagttgtgtgctttcagatgcttgatttcgagacctcaaattctaaacttgaggtctcgaaatcaaattcgtgggaaattacttctttctcgaaaacaatgtcacttcacagggagccgtttctcacaatgttttatactatcaacctctccccattactccttaccaagtgaggttttatgctgataattattttgagtaattaccaatagtgtccactgcctttaacacatgtTAGTATGGAACAGACTATCGTGAGCAGTGAAGAAACCATTTGCTCGAGggtggttccaaatggtcaaccAGGGTAGTCAACCCATGGTCGACCAGTCTGGGTttgagtcaaaatagtcaacttTTAATTAACCATGTTGGGCACTCGGAAGTTGGAGAATCGTGTTTCTGGGGGAAGTCCCCTTTGAGTTGGTAATGTCCATTACTGGAGGAGGGGAAATTCCCTTTGTTTTTGTGACGCAGCGAAAAGGGAAGCTAGTTCTGGGAACTGACACTGAGCCGTCTAATACTTCATTGCCTCCTTAAGAGGTATCAGGTCTGCAGTCTGCTAGACTGTTAGTCTAAGTGTGCTTTCTCGTAAAATTTTGTCTCAGACTGCCTGAgttttaatattgtatttttctaCTTTGTAAATTGcatgtaattcagcctttggctgcaatgtttttttgttttttttacaataaaccaattaataaaaaaatttaaaaattaaaaaaacactatgcataagataacaaacctctttaaaggcagtggatactattggtaattactcaaaataatattaacatcaaaactttggtaaaaagcaatggagggctgttgatagtataaaacattatgagaaaaggctccctctgaagtatagcAGTTTTTCGaataagaagtaattttccacaaatttgattttgagacctcagaattagaatttgaatctgaatgcacacatctttgtgtgagaagggtgttttttctgtcattattatgtcgcaacttcgacgaccagctgagctcaaattttcacaggcttgttatgttatgcatacaatgttgagatacaccaagtgaggagaccggtctttgacaattaccattaccaatagtgtccggtgtctttaagttggggctcaattggtcatcgttgcaagacaataatgagaaagaaaaaaaaacactctttttgCAAATGCCTGAGTTTCGCCTGGGGTTAAATAGTTAAAAAACCAATAGTTtgtcagaaaaagaaaacagagTGAGTTTACAAACCTCGGACATGAGACAAACGAGTTCTTCTGACGAGAAGCCGTTGTAATTCCCACTTTCCATACTCGGCAATGAGAAGGGTGGCGAGTTGCAAACGAGGATGCACTGGCATGTACAGTTGACAAGactgtttaaaaagaaatgaaaacaaccCAACATTAATaccaaaagaattttttttaaaggaacgtttaGAATTGGTAGggggaaaaaatacaaaatcatgaagatcacagatttacataaacttgatgatgatgatagtagaaaacatcccttgaaatatttctgtctgaaatgccatatttgatgttaaaaataaataatctaatttcgccttggagtttatcgctcagtccAGAGAgcaatttgttcatttatttttttgcattgatgtcatgcaaaatgtgtaatcagtttttcactattttcttgtgacccagatggtcaatcgatctcaaacttctacaggtttgtcagtttatgtat
This region of Asterias amurensis chromosome 22, ASM3211899v1 genomic DNA includes:
- the LOC139953880 gene encoding uncharacterized protein, producing the protein MIGTAENGSNIVFVIEGTAGMGAYFKDLKANYLHPALLHFNGGPLIESDFSGDYGGPLYSLVIYNTVDCYPSPAVSCISPTSNAWQLNAWMDQIQFIGGGGESGSLVAEGLGSAMQIFDDLKSRRHSSLVNCTCQCILVCNSPPFSLPSMESGNYNGFSSEELVCLMSERNIKLSIVSPRKLAVLYTLYDKACGELQKTIKEYAADPRHLVLLSGFELIERSPGAEFTSHLQTAVIPGVPPTPAANSALASTATGTTPSTGTAAPGALRSVGSPATIATQVVPGRGTQRMAGGSPGFKVPTANIPSSHSIASPASVNQAQVLTPQQPMSQFGSPQPQQQQQQQQQQQQQQQQQQQQQQQQQQQQQQQQQQQQQQQQQQQQQQQQQQQLQQQQQQQQQLKQQQQQQKYQQQQLQQQQQQQQQQQQQQQFQQQSQAAGQAFGGVGPRQQSIGSQPIGNQSIGSQPISNQPATQMMQGGQQKSQQIGNVSFVNSPIQQQQQPQQAQVALTQIGGKQLTPAQTNALKNLRPEQIQLIRARQQKQQQQQQQQQQQQQQQQQQQQQQQQQQQQQQSAAFNPTIASAATPNSSSGLPTMSQVQPNVTVTYTQAIPQPNPAVTVSGGQMIPSAAIKAAQEAIMRAAATQSQRWPRQAQPGQGPSTPNNPIKGQRMPGKASIPGIPGPTMSTPSTIPPTMLGTAPQPPHQQQQQQQQQQQLQAQSSLDSPAVTGIQQTPPIGVITPMVNQQQQQQQQQQQQQQQHPGMSTSHLPLDTMQPPQMASGVQPTQVGTVVWRGQLEWHERPKSASSDTKITRTHTCHVTVAPDSTLKVDSWPPKFVMQLIPQHLLQSLSGLLRSSQQVGFQFPDQGNDHESMRALMKVMQNGFAGCVHFPSDVSCNIRVVMLLYSARKHAFVGFIPNDQQGFVNQFRLIVTKNKKFQADRARGQLGQPGAGPSAQLQGRQFPTPGTPQQQQQNQQQQQQQQQQVGLSSISNMPGSTTNITTLGMPNTASSTTTLGGLGSLGTATGTVTNQMQAAAAVTQRAQQQRLLELKKRDILKQQQHLQYVQKMKQQQQQQQQQQQLQQQQLQQQQQRLQQQQQQPVQQQQQPQPVQPHPQQQQQQQQQQQQQQQQQQQQQQQQQQQQRPQLPQPVQSANGSSTPTPAQSQQLPTNNPQLRHLLMNQPQTPGQPGMLPQTQPQQQQQQQQMQWQQQQQQQPTVNPQQQFRLQQPQQPIMMQQNQVAQQQLPRQPAPGQAGIPQAIGDEISLFDLLK